A window of the Eubalaena glacialis isolate mEubGla1 chromosome 9, mEubGla1.1.hap2.+ XY, whole genome shotgun sequence genome harbors these coding sequences:
- the LCN6 gene encoding epididymal-specific lipocalin-6 produces MRGVLLAALLALVLVPRARAAWLGRLDPRKLLGSWYILAVASGEKDFVVEKATKNIEGVVVTLTPENTLKMLSSRHRLERCHLHAVELVKQNSRWVFGNPSLGVLEYRVLGTNFRDYAIVLTQLELQDEAFSTVELYSRTELASQEAVGLFTKWSRSLGFRSQQQAKLQEDLTCAHKVFQSPSGPEVGAGLEAAAPPAGLTTAPGRQEAGPLNLEEDPVIWMKFPAEHKPSGEVGWEQGGDCLSLEDRRPRSLPVRCNGSRGHVVTGGPGGDLGIIMVSIFGASQGSSCAAPRAEGWLAAAGWPDTHAGLVAWDI; encoded by the exons ATGAGGGGTGTGCTGCTGGCCGCCCTTCTGGCTTTGGTCTTGGTGCCCAGGGCCCGGGCCGCGTGGCTGGGGAGGCTGGACCCTCGGAAG CTCCTGGGGTCCTGGTACATTCTCGCCGTGGCCTCGGGGGAGAAGGACTTTGTGGTGGAGAAGGCCACAAAGAACATCGAGGGGGTCGTGGTGACCCTCACGCCAGAGAACACCCTGAAGATGCTGTCCTCCCGGCACAG GCTGGAGAGGTGCCACCTGCATGCTGTGGAACTGGTGAAACAAAATTCCAGATGGGTGTTCGGGAATCCCT CCCTGGGTGTGCTGGAGTACCGGGTGCTGGGCACCAACTTCAGGGACTACGCCATAGTGCTCACGCAGCTGGAGCTCCAGGACGAGGCCTTCAGCACCGTGGAGCTGTACA GCCGGACGGAGCTGGCCAGCCAGGAGGCCGTGGGCCTCTTCACCAAGTGGAGCAGGAGCCTGGGCTTCCGGTCCCAGCAGCAGGCCAAGCTGCAGGAGGACC TCACCTGTGCACACAAGGTCTTCCAG AGTCCCTCTGGCCCGGAGGTGGGAGCTGGGCTGGAGGCAGCTGCTCCTCCCGCAGGGCTCACGACGGCCCCGGGCAGGCAGGAGGCTGGTCCGCTCAATTTGGAGGAAGACCCTGTGATCTGGATGAAGT TCCCGGCAGAGCACAAGCCATCAGGGGAGGTGGGCTGGGAGCAGGGTGGGGACTGCCTCTCACTTGAG GACAGGAGGCCCAGGAGCCTCCCTGTCAGGTGCAATGGCTCCAGGGGACATGTGGTGACCGGAGGCCCAGGAGGTGACCTCGGGATCATCATGGTCTCCATCTTTGGGGCATCCCAGGGCAGCAGCTGTGCCGCTCCGAGGGCCGAGG GCTGGCTCGCGGCTGCAGGCTGGCCGGACACCCACGCAGGGCTGGTGGCCTGGGACATTTAA